Proteins encoded in a region of the Roseateles sp. SL47 genome:
- a CDS encoding glycosyl hydrolase, with the protein MNSSKTPPRALIAPLPPTGPEATINNRRRSLVAAAGAAFLTACGGGSGGSGGSDTTPAAPGPSPSPSPSPAPSPSPSPAPAPSPTPAPAPVPKRGIAYDLKDAADFTALSGPVGWWYNWALQPTSTVQANPSIAQSMSHVPMLWNGNFDTAQVVAALKARPTVKHLLVLNEPNLVDQANLTPAQAAALWPRYEEVAAQTGLQIIGPAITWGTMSGYSDPVVWLDAFYAAYRANNGGRDPQIDALAFHWYDYGLGAQLDRLKKYGKPFWVTEMANWHSQNDGAQIDTAAKQQAQMADMVATCESRTDVVRYAWFTGRWDNDVHYTSLLAGSGVLTALGTSYRQQPTA; encoded by the coding sequence ATGAACAGTTCCAAGACTCCGCCTCGTGCCCTGATCGCCCCCCTGCCCCCGACAGGCCCCGAAGCCACCATCAACAACCGTCGCCGCTCGCTGGTCGCGGCCGCTGGTGCGGCCTTCCTGACCGCCTGCGGCGGGGGCAGCGGCGGAAGTGGCGGCAGTGACACCACGCCGGCCGCGCCGGGCCCCTCCCCGTCACCATCGCCTTCGCCGGCACCTTCGCCGTCCCCCTCTCCGGCGCCGGCCCCCTCCCCCACGCCAGCGCCGGCCCCTGTGCCCAAGCGCGGCATTGCCTACGATCTGAAGGACGCCGCCGACTTCACCGCCCTCAGCGGCCCGGTAGGCTGGTGGTACAACTGGGCGCTGCAGCCAACGTCCACCGTTCAGGCCAATCCGTCCATCGCGCAGTCCATGAGCCATGTGCCCATGCTGTGGAACGGCAACTTCGACACGGCGCAGGTCGTGGCCGCCCTGAAGGCCCGTCCGACGGTCAAGCATCTGCTGGTGCTCAACGAACCCAACCTGGTGGACCAGGCCAACCTGACGCCCGCGCAGGCGGCCGCACTGTGGCCGCGTTATGAAGAGGTCGCAGCGCAGACCGGCTTGCAGATCATCGGCCCGGCGATCACCTGGGGCACGATGAGCGGCTACAGCGACCCCGTGGTCTGGCTGGACGCGTTCTATGCGGCCTACCGCGCCAACAATGGCGGCCGAGATCCGCAAATCGATGCCCTGGCCTTCCACTGGTATGACTACGGCCTGGGCGCTCAGCTCGATCGGCTGAAGAAGTACGGCAAGCCGTTCTGGGTGACGGAAATGGCCAACTGGCACAGCCAGAACGATGGTGCACAAATCGACACCGCCGCGAAGCAGCAGGCGCAGATGGCGGACATGGTCGCCACCTGCGAATCGCGCACCGACGTGGTCCGTTATGCCTGGTTCACCGGCCGCTGGGACAACGATGTGCACTACACCAGCCTGCTGGCCGGCTCAGGGGTGCTGACCGCACTGGGCACCAGCTACCGGCAGCAACCCACGGCTTGA
- a CDS encoding class II aldolase/adducin family protein, translating into MMHAATRQAVVALCRRLSERGYFAGTGGNLMLRIDASLVAVTPSATDYLLMEPQDVCLLRLADLQVVEGDRAPSVETGLHAHVMRSRPEVGCTIHTHQPLASACALIGEALPVPEALFELLGQEVPVVGYAPSGTSWLAGKLAAAIRPGRHAWLLRNHGIVCCGRDSTAALAAVEQLETLARTHLAARIEQHMQHQPEQRARLGAVQALLTKWKESA; encoded by the coding sequence ATGATGCACGCGGCGACACGGCAGGCGGTGGTGGCGTTGTGCCGGCGGCTGTCCGAGCGCGGCTACTTTGCCGGGACGGGGGGCAATCTCATGCTGCGCATTGATGCGTCGCTGGTGGCGGTCACGCCGTCCGCCACCGACTATCTGCTGATGGAACCGCAAGACGTGTGCCTGCTGCGCCTGGCGGACCTGCAGGTGGTGGAAGGGGACCGGGCGCCTTCGGTGGAAACCGGCCTCCATGCCCACGTCATGCGGTCGCGTCCGGAGGTGGGCTGCACCATTCACACCCATCAGCCACTGGCCAGCGCCTGCGCATTGATCGGGGAAGCGCTGCCTGTGCCCGAGGCCCTTTTTGAGCTGCTGGGCCAGGAAGTTCCGGTGGTGGGCTATGCTCCCTCGGGCACATCGTGGCTCGCAGGCAAACTCGCTGCGGCCATCCGCCCGGGGCGGCACGCCTGGTTGTTGCGCAACCATGGCATCGTCTGCTGCGGGCGGGACAGCACGGCGGCACTGGCGGCCGTGGAGCAGCTGGAAACCCTGGCGCGCACGCATCTGGCAGCGCGCATCGAACAGCACATGCAGCATCAGCCCGAGCAGCGCGCACGTCTCGGGGCGGTCCAAGCGCTGCTGACGAAGTGGAAGGAATCGGCATGA
- a CDS encoding MFS transporter, translated as MSASPLSPTATLASLTAAAWALRTQFFVSGALFATWGVHVPTVKAHYGLGEQSLALAMLASGIGAVVALAHAGRVVGRFGPRLVAALMGLLLCAAVASLLMTPAYAGLLITMVLFGGTASLFDVSINAEASEIEHRAARPLMSGFHAMFSLGGMVGAGAGSLLPAWGVGAQLHLTLAAALALLMVWAACGAMLPMAGNAGDAHPLSLPRGPLALIGTLAALGLIAEGAMYDWSVLFLKQERHSNSSLAALGYASFSLAMAMGRFAGDWVRARVAPIRLLIFSGLLAALGMSLALLVRAAPAGLIGFALVGLGLSNVVPVLFSAASRIPGVAPAHGIAAVSAVGYLGMMAGPPLIGLVAEHSSLTVGLGCVVAFALFMAVAAPRALKAANAS; from the coding sequence ATGTCCGCTTCCCCGCTGTCCCCGACCGCAACACTCGCCTCCCTCACGGCCGCCGCCTGGGCCCTTCGCACCCAGTTCTTTGTGTCCGGCGCGCTCTTCGCTACGTGGGGCGTGCATGTGCCAACGGTCAAGGCGCATTACGGACTGGGTGAACAGTCCCTGGCGCTGGCCATGCTGGCCTCCGGCATCGGGGCAGTTGTTGCGCTTGCGCATGCCGGTCGCGTGGTGGGGCGCTTCGGACCCCGCCTGGTGGCGGCGCTGATGGGCCTGCTGCTCTGCGCCGCCGTCGCCAGCCTGCTGATGACGCCGGCCTACGCCGGCCTGTTGATCACGATGGTGCTGTTCGGTGGCACTGCCAGCCTCTTTGATGTGTCCATCAACGCCGAAGCCAGCGAGATCGAGCACCGCGCGGCTCGCCCCCTGATGAGCGGCTTTCACGCCATGTTCAGCCTGGGCGGCATGGTGGGGGCCGGCGCGGGCAGCCTGCTGCCGGCCTGGGGCGTCGGCGCGCAACTTCATCTGACCTTGGCCGCCGCGTTGGCGCTGCTGATGGTCTGGGCGGCCTGCGGGGCCATGCTGCCGATGGCAGGGAATGCCGGAGATGCGCATCCGCTGAGCCTGCCGCGCGGCCCGCTGGCGCTGATTGGTACGTTGGCCGCACTGGGCCTGATTGCCGAGGGCGCCATGTATGACTGGAGTGTGCTGTTCCTGAAGCAGGAGCGCCATAGCAACAGCAGCCTGGCGGCGCTGGGTTATGCCAGCTTCAGTCTGGCCATGGCCATGGGGCGTTTTGCCGGGGACTGGGTGCGTGCCCGCGTCGCGCCGATCCGGCTGCTGATCTTCAGCGGGTTGCTGGCAGCGCTGGGCATGTCGCTCGCGCTGTTGGTCCGGGCAGCCCCGGCGGGCCTCATCGGCTTTGCGCTGGTCGGGTTGGGGCTGTCGAATGTGGTGCCGGTGCTGTTCAGCGCGGCATCCAGAATTCCTGGAGTTGCGCCTGCCCATGGCATTGCCGCCGTGTCGGCCGTGGGCTACCTAGGGATGATGGCCGGCCCTCCGCTGATCGGCCTGGTGGCCGAGCACAGTTCACTGACGGTCGGGCTGGGCTGTGTGGTGGCCTTTGCGCTCTTCATGGCGGTGGCGGCCCCTCGGGCGCTGAAGGCCGCGAACGCATCCTGA
- a CDS encoding DUF4142 domain-containing protein, with protein MNDVVSARARRSSPMARWGRVALAAAAIGLIASVQAPVASAQAVVPGAFSAPAGKLSHKDSAFLKQAAENGHAEVENSKLALQKSGNAEVKSFAQQMVDDHTKAGQELAALAAAKGVDLPKDPSVMQKGKMKMLSARDGTSFDRHYAESVGVEAHRDTVKLFEKASREADNADVKAFATKTLPTLQHHLQAAEALQRATHAADGKKAKQ; from the coding sequence ATGAATGACGTCGTTTCTGCCCGCGCACGCCGGTCTTCGCCGATGGCCCGATGGGGCCGGGTCGCCCTGGCCGCTGCCGCGATTGGTCTGATCGCCAGCGTCCAGGCGCCGGTGGCATCGGCGCAGGCGGTGGTGCCGGGCGCCTTCTCGGCCCCCGCTGGCAAGCTCAGCCACAAGGATTCGGCATTCCTGAAGCAAGCGGCCGAGAACGGCCACGCTGAAGTGGAAAACAGCAAGCTGGCCTTGCAGAAGTCCGGCAATGCGGAAGTGAAGTCTTTCGCTCAACAGATGGTGGATGACCACACCAAAGCCGGCCAGGAACTGGCGGCACTGGCTGCCGCCAAGGGCGTGGATCTGCCCAAGGACCCGTCGGTCATGCAAAAGGGCAAGATGAAAATGCTCAGCGCCCGCGACGGCACCAGCTTTGACCGCCACTATGCGGAATCGGTGGGTGTGGAAGCGCACCGCGACACGGTGAAGCTGTTCGAAAAGGCGTCCCGCGAAGCCGATAACGCCGATGTCAAGGCCTTTGCCACAAAGACGCTGCCGACCTTGCAGCACCATTTGCAAGCCGCCGAAGCGCTGCAGAGGGCCACCCACGCGGCGGATGGCAAGAAGGCAAAGCAGTAA
- a CDS encoding xylulokinase, whose protein sequence is MADSTFAPLVLAVDLGTSGCKCALVTLHGEVQGWAFRPVALHVQGVQAEQDPLDWWQALLGAADELLAANADLRHRVVAVCCSTQTEVTVCLGNDGLPIGRAFSWLDARGAEAIARRTRGRWLNIEGYGPLKLLRWLRLTGGAPSATGRDAAGHMAYVRDHMPDVYERTHRFLNALDYLNFRLCGRLCATQDSILTSWVTDNRDPAHVRYDASLIRLLGLDAEKLPEIVQSTDVLGPLLPDVAQRLGLSPDTPVVAGAVDTSAVAVSAAVSDFETHLYLGTSSWLGAHVPTMRTDVRHKIAAVPCAVRHRYLALALQSTAGANLSFLRDRILFHPDELASDEEHPAVYEVLNRIAARVPPGSRGLIYTPWLFGERTPVDDPLLRAGLINLSLEHSREDIFRAFLEGVALNTRWMMEPFARLLGRSTGTMAAVGGGAQSDVWCQILADVTGQPIRQLAQPIQANAIGAAFLAAIGIGQLKLEDLPELRRTRRLYEPAAALSRLYADKFETFKEIRYRLAPLYHRLNRVAPVGVSA, encoded by the coding sequence ATGGCCGATTCCACCTTCGCCCCGCTGGTGCTGGCGGTGGATCTGGGCACCTCCGGCTGCAAATGCGCCTTGGTGACGCTGCACGGCGAAGTGCAAGGCTGGGCCTTCCGGCCGGTGGCCCTGCATGTGCAGGGCGTCCAGGCCGAGCAGGACCCGTTGGACTGGTGGCAGGCCCTGCTGGGCGCTGCGGACGAACTGCTGGCCGCCAATGCCGACCTGCGCCACCGCGTGGTGGCGGTGTGCTGCTCCACCCAGACCGAGGTCACGGTCTGCCTCGGAAACGATGGGCTGCCCATCGGCCGCGCGTTCAGCTGGCTGGATGCCCGCGGGGCCGAAGCCATTGCGCGACGCACGCGTGGCCGCTGGCTCAACATCGAAGGCTACGGCCCGCTCAAGCTGCTGCGCTGGCTGCGCTTGACCGGTGGTGCGCCGTCCGCCACGGGCCGGGACGCCGCCGGCCACATGGCCTATGTGCGCGACCACATGCCCGACGTGTATGAGCGCACCCATCGCTTTCTGAATGCGCTGGACTATCTGAACTTCCGGCTCTGCGGCCGGCTGTGTGCCACGCAGGACTCCATCCTCACCAGTTGGGTCACCGACAACCGGGATCCGGCCCATGTGCGTTACGACGCCAGCCTGATCCGCCTGCTGGGGCTGGACGCGGAGAAACTGCCGGAGATCGTGCAGTCCACCGATGTACTGGGGCCGCTGCTGCCGGACGTGGCCCAGCGGCTGGGGCTTTCGCCCGACACGCCGGTGGTGGCCGGTGCGGTGGACACGTCCGCCGTGGCCGTCAGCGCCGCCGTCAGCGACTTCGAGACGCATCTCTACCTGGGCACATCGTCCTGGCTGGGCGCCCACGTCCCCACCATGCGTACCGACGTGCGCCACAAGATCGCGGCGGTGCCCTGCGCCGTCCGCCATCGTTATCTGGCCCTGGCGCTGCAATCCACCGCTGGGGCCAATCTCTCCTTCCTGCGGGACCGCATCCTGTTCCATCCCGACGAACTCGCCAGTGACGAAGAGCACCCGGCCGTCTACGAGGTGCTCAACCGGATTGCCGCCCGCGTGCCGCCCGGCTCGCGAGGACTGATCTACACCCCCTGGCTGTTTGGGGAACGCACGCCGGTGGATGACCCGCTGCTGAGGGCCGGCCTGATCAATTTGTCGCTGGAGCATTCACGCGAGGACATCTTCCGGGCCTTCCTCGAAGGCGTGGCCTTGAACACACGCTGGATGATGGAGCCGTTTGCCCGCCTGCTGGGACGTTCAACCGGCACGATGGCGGCCGTGGGGGGCGGCGCGCAGAGCGATGTGTGGTGCCAGATCCTGGCGGACGTCACCGGTCAGCCCATCCGTCAACTGGCGCAGCCCATCCAGGCCAATGCCATCGGCGCGGCCTTCCTGGCCGCCATCGGCATCGGGCAACTGAAGTTGGAGGACCTGCCCGAACTGCGCCGCACCCGTCGCCTCTACGAACCTGCCGCCGCGCTGAGCCGTCTTTACGCCGACAAGTTTGAAACGTTCAAGGAGATCCGCTACCGATTGGCCCCGCTCTACCACCGGCTCAATCGCGTGGCACCCGTGGGGGTCTCCGCATGA
- a CDS encoding MFS transporter: protein MEPSRHTGRSEAALAIAVGSVALLMLGLQPLLLGALLEAGHVTLEGVGLVAMGEIVALGAGVLIGDLRLSVARLRPIATLAAVLAAVFDLATTQLHGDLAIGLVRAAAGVSEGLLVWSTTAVIVRSARPERLAGLFFVIQTLAQAASGLLLAHLVIPAAGWRGGFQMLAVLALGAAALTAAGARPLGPLTPTASQAGVGLRWTRPRLGALLVVFLQLATLGAFWAYAEPLGLRAGFSPVAVQTLIAAGLGMQVLGGSVGTWMVQRLPVPPTLLGCCLVLGLCAFAVARTAQNGPWVFAGLCAVFTFTWLFMLPFQMGLAFRVDGSGQVAALVPAAQLFGSAFGPLVASLMVSGDEVAPVPLVASGFAGLAALALVLTQRRRAQASGAPT, encoded by the coding sequence ATGGAGCCTTCCAGACACACCGGCCGCAGCGAAGCCGCACTGGCCATTGCAGTGGGTTCCGTGGCCCTGCTCATGCTGGGCCTGCAGCCGCTGCTGCTGGGCGCCTTGCTGGAAGCCGGACATGTGACGCTGGAAGGAGTGGGCCTCGTGGCCATGGGCGAGATCGTTGCGCTGGGCGCGGGTGTACTCATCGGAGATCTCCGACTGTCCGTGGCCCGGCTGCGGCCGATCGCCACCCTGGCCGCCGTGCTCGCTGCTGTGTTCGACCTGGCCACGACGCAGCTTCACGGCGACCTGGCCATCGGGCTGGTGCGTGCGGCGGCCGGTGTGTCCGAAGGCCTGCTGGTGTGGAGCACCACGGCAGTCATCGTGCGGTCCGCCCGGCCAGAGCGTCTGGCCGGCCTGTTTTTTGTCATTCAGACGCTGGCGCAGGCCGCCTCGGGGCTGCTGCTGGCGCACCTGGTGATCCCGGCTGCGGGTTGGCGCGGGGGATTTCAGATGCTGGCGGTGCTGGCCCTGGGCGCGGCGGCACTGACCGCCGCAGGCGCACGTCCGCTCGGGCCCTTGACGCCGACCGCCAGCCAGGCGGGTGTGGGCCTTCGATGGACCCGTCCACGGCTGGGCGCGCTGCTGGTCGTGTTCCTTCAATTGGCCACGCTGGGTGCCTTCTGGGCCTATGCCGAGCCGCTGGGCCTGCGGGCGGGCTTTTCGCCTGTCGCTGTGCAGACGCTGATTGCCGCCGGGCTGGGCATGCAAGTGCTGGGCGGGAGCGTCGGCACCTGGATGGTTCAACGGCTGCCCGTGCCACCCACGCTGCTGGGCTGCTGCCTGGTGCTGGGCCTGTGCGCATTCGCCGTGGCGCGCACGGCCCAGAACGGGCCCTGGGTGTTTGCAGGGCTGTGTGCCGTCTTCACGTTCACCTGGCTGTTCATGCTGCCGTTCCAGATGGGACTGGCCTTTCGGGTGGATGGCAGCGGGCAAGTGGCGGCGCTGGTTCCAGCGGCGCAATTGTTCGGCAGCGCATTTGGCCCGTTGGTGGCGTCGCTGATGGTCAGCGGTGATGAAGTCGCACCGGTGCCGCTCGTGGCCAGCGGGTTCGCCGGTTTGGCTGCCCTGGCGCTGGTGCTGACACAGCGCAGGCGGGCGCAAGCGTCGGGCGCACCGACCTGA
- a CDS encoding DUF2147 domain-containing protein produces MCVPLASPLRPSLALRGPCPPSARRSRRRHACFAGLLVMLLQMPSAWATTPDDAKGLWLSADGGAVIDFKPCPDKATALCGRIVWDKDAGKPTDTCGIQIAQLDKFENDAWRDGWVYDPRDKKKYKGALRIKNGDLYIRAFIGTEILGQTEQMRRVTELPATPVCKS; encoded by the coding sequence ATGTGTGTTCCCCTAGCCTCCCCGCTCCGTCCCTCACTGGCCCTGCGTGGGCCGTGCCCGCCCAGCGCCAGGCGATCGCGCCGCCGCCACGCCTGTTTTGCGGGCCTGTTGGTGATGCTGCTGCAGATGCCATCGGCCTGGGCCACCACGCCGGACGATGCCAAGGGGCTTTGGCTCAGCGCCGACGGCGGTGCCGTCATCGACTTCAAGCCCTGCCCCGACAAGGCCACTGCGCTGTGTGGCCGCATCGTCTGGGACAAGGACGCCGGCAAGCCCACCGACACCTGCGGCATCCAGATCGCCCAGCTGGACAAGTTCGAGAACGACGCCTGGCGGGATGGCTGGGTCTACGACCCGCGCGACAAGAAGAAATACAAGGGTGCCTTGCGCATCAAGAACGGTGATCTGTACATCCGCGCCTTCATTGGCACCGAGATCCTCGGCCAGACGGAACAGATGCGCCGCGTCACCGAACTGCCGGCCACGCCGGTCTGCAAGTCCTGA
- a CDS encoding aspartate aminotransferase family protein translates to MIETTPQAPTLNGRPAGTPLQVPQTGPMSPVSPLGTEGPTAPTDAPHHHRFAVSEWPDTHALYERLAALVNQPMRPIRPDAMPKVLRWFDEHCAGSKALAERARQVIPGGVQHNLAFNHPFPLAFSQANGAWLTDIDGNRYIDFLQAGGPTLLGSNPAAVREPVQALLHDCGPVTGLLHEYEVKLAELVCRHMPGVEMMRMLGSGTEAVMGAVRLARAHTRKRWVIKIGGAYHGWSDQLVYGMRLPKTGRMEATGIPRGATGNTQECLPNDPEALRRLLRWNRLRGGTAAVMVEPFGPESGTRPVHKEFNAQVRALCDEFGALLIFDEVVTGFRAGMGGAQAYFGVTPDLTVLGKCLTGGYPMSGAIGGRKDIMMSLVGGIGTTSRRAFVGGTLSANPLSCVAGYHALLETERTQAPVVAGRAGDRLRQGLDEIIQRRGLPYVAYNLGSIVHLQTSGVLLLDTSSLLKLLRVKNEAKRRKHMMEEMGAAFTAHGLISVAGSRLYTSLADTDEIIDEALNRFDDVFALV, encoded by the coding sequence ATGATTGAAACGACGCCTCAGGCACCCACGTTGAACGGCCGCCCCGCAGGGACGCCCTTGCAGGTGCCACAGACCGGCCCCATGAGCCCTGTGAGCCCCTTGGGCACCGAGGGGCCCACCGCCCCCACCGACGCCCCCCACCACCACCGCTTTGCCGTCTCCGAATGGCCGGACACCCACGCCCTCTATGAGCGCCTGGCCGCCCTGGTCAATCAGCCGATGCGCCCCATCCGGCCCGACGCCATGCCCAAGGTGCTGCGCTGGTTCGACGAGCACTGCGCCGGCTCCAAGGCCTTGGCTGAGCGGGCCAGGCAGGTCATCCCCGGCGGGGTGCAGCACAACCTGGCGTTCAACCATCCGTTCCCCTTGGCCTTCTCCCAGGCCAACGGTGCCTGGCTGACCGACATCGACGGCAACCGCTACATCGATTTCCTGCAGGCGGGCGGTCCCACGCTGTTGGGCAGCAATCCGGCGGCGGTGCGGGAGCCGGTGCAGGCGCTGCTCCACGACTGCGGCCCGGTGACGGGTCTGCTGCATGAATACGAGGTCAAGCTGGCGGAACTGGTGTGCCGGCACATGCCCGGCGTGGAGATGATGCGCATGCTGGGCTCCGGCACCGAGGCGGTGATGGGCGCGGTGCGGCTGGCCCGCGCGCACACCCGCAAACGCTGGGTGATCAAGATTGGCGGGGCCTATCACGGCTGGAGTGATCAGTTGGTGTATGGGATGCGCCTGCCCAAGACCGGCCGCATGGAGGCCACCGGCATCCCACGCGGCGCCACCGGCAACACGCAGGAATGCCTGCCCAACGATCCGGAAGCGCTGCGCCGGCTGCTGCGCTGGAATCGCCTGCGCGGCGGCACGGCTGCGGTGATGGTGGAGCCGTTCGGCCCGGAGAGCGGCACCCGCCCGGTCCACAAGGAATTCAATGCCCAGGTAAGAGCGCTGTGTGATGAGTTCGGCGCGCTGCTGATCTTTGACGAGGTGGTCACCGGATTCCGCGCCGGCATGGGGGGCGCGCAGGCGTACTTCGGTGTGACCCCCGACCTGACCGTGCTGGGCAAATGCCTCACCGGCGGGTATCCGATGTCGGGCGCCATCGGCGGTCGCAAGGACATCATGATGTCGCTGGTGGGCGGCATCGGCACCACCTCGCGGCGTGCGTTTGTGGGGGGCACCTTGTCGGCCAACCCGCTGAGCTGCGTAGCCGGATATCACGCCCTGCTGGAGACCGAACGCACCCAGGCGCCCGTGGTCGCCGGCCGCGCCGGGGACCGGTTGCGCCAAGGGCTGGACGAGATCATCCAGCGGCGGGGCCTCCCCTATGTGGCCTACAACCTGGGCTCCATCGTCCACCTGCAAACCTCCGGTGTGCTGCTGCTGGACACCAGCAGCCTGCTGAAGTTGTTGCGGGTGAAAAACGAGGCCAAGCGGCGCAAGCACATGATGGAGGAAATGGGCGCGGCCTTCACCGCACACGGGCTGATCTCGGTGGCGGGCAGCCGGCTCTACACCAGCCTGGCCGATACGGACGAGATCATCGATGAGGCGCTTAATCGCTTCGACGATGTGTTCGCCTTGGTGTGA
- a CDS encoding TetR/AcrR family transcriptional regulator, translating to MPTSRRKTGVAAPAAVSSVAVPPPDLATKLQPAQQRATETYERLLEAAAQTLIEVGIERLSTNLVCERAGVSPPALYRYFPNKYALLHELGQRLMQRQNECVARWMSVEVVQGGVPALEAALAGLLLDTYEVTRRTEGGVWIMRAMRAVPALQEVRLASHAAVTEAQTQLLVKALPGARRSELKLASRIVVELIYATVEMLFDETLKPKEVARIAASMMASHLQRVLPATP from the coding sequence ATGCCCACTTCTCGCCGCAAGACTGGTGTTGCCGCTCCCGCCGCGGTGTCCTCTGTCGCTGTGCCGCCGCCGGATCTGGCGACCAAGCTTCAGCCGGCGCAGCAACGCGCCACAGAAACCTATGAACGGCTGCTGGAAGCAGCGGCCCAGACCTTGATCGAGGTGGGCATCGAGCGGCTGTCCACCAATCTGGTCTGTGAGCGGGCGGGGGTGTCGCCGCCAGCGCTGTACCGCTACTTTCCCAACAAATATGCGCTGCTGCACGAATTGGGGCAGCGGCTGATGCAGCGGCAGAACGAGTGTGTGGCGCGGTGGATGTCGGTCGAGGTCGTCCAGGGCGGCGTGCCGGCCCTGGAGGCAGCGCTGGCGGGTCTGTTGTTGGACACCTACGAGGTGACACGCCGCACCGAAGGCGGCGTGTGGATCATGCGAGCCATGCGGGCGGTGCCGGCGCTTCAGGAGGTCCGGCTGGCCTCCCATGCGGCGGTGACCGAGGCCCAGACGCAGTTGCTGGTCAAGGCCCTGCCCGGGGCCCGGCGGTCGGAGCTGAAGCTGGCCAGCCGCATCGTGGTGGAATTGATCTACGCCACCGTCGAAATGCTGTTCGACGAAACCCTCAAGCCCAAGGAGGTGGCCCGGATTGCCGCCAGCATGATGGCCAGCCATCTGCAGCGGGTGCTGCCCGCGACGCCCTGA
- a CDS encoding TorF family putative porin, with protein sequence MMLPLSCRRALQGLDLRLRPQSRSAPSSNALPPFPGAPRCHHAYAHAHAQRSAMPLGLLLLAMLPATTAWADTTGTATMAVDTEVKVLSDLRNRGISDSGRKPSLQLNLQLAHESGLIALAQLSTVSDKAFTDSDGVNLLLGTGYRWGDPDSWHFGVGLAKEFFPGARFDAPHGIDLDAGAPVDFRRTRYDTAYAVLELGWGKLEGRILNVISRTYRGADTGGVCGQILAAAVDPTPAIECYLRGDKNSRGSLLYDVSYKYDLTPTTTLNLHAGTQRIRHFKEADFSDYSVGVTHQRWGMSFTAEWVTTRTHRPELFMIPDGSGWKRQDDDRLVVSVGYKF encoded by the coding sequence ATGATGCTCCCACTCAGCTGCCGCCGTGCGCTCCAAGGCCTTGACCTGCGCTTGCGTCCGCAATCGCGTTCCGCGCCGTCTTCGAACGCTTTGCCGCCTTTCCCAGGCGCCCCGCGCTGCCATCATGCCTATGCCCATGCCCATGCCCAGCGCAGCGCCATGCCCCTTGGCCTGCTGCTACTGGCCATGCTGCCGGCCACCACTGCATGGGCGGACACCACCGGCACCGCCACCATGGCGGTGGACACCGAGGTCAAGGTGTTGTCCGACCTGCGCAACCGGGGCATTTCCGACTCCGGACGCAAACCCTCGCTGCAACTGAACCTGCAGTTGGCGCATGAAAGCGGCCTCATCGCCCTGGCCCAGCTCTCGACCGTCAGCGACAAGGCCTTCACCGATTCCGACGGTGTGAACCTGCTGCTGGGCACCGGCTACCGCTGGGGCGATCCGGACAGCTGGCATTTCGGTGTGGGGCTGGCGAAGGAGTTCTTCCCCGGCGCGCGATTTGACGCGCCCCACGGCATTGACCTGGACGCCGGCGCGCCGGTGGACTTCCGCCGCACCCGGTACGACACCGCTTATGCGGTGCTGGAACTGGGCTGGGGCAAGCTGGAGGGCCGCATTCTCAACGTCATCTCCCGCACCTACCGGGGGGCCGACACCGGGGGCGTGTGCGGGCAGATCCTGGCGGCGGCGGTGGACCCGACACCGGCCATCGAGTGCTACCTGCGCGGCGACAAGAATTCGCGCGGCAGCCTGTTGTATGACGTGAGCTACAAATACGATCTCACGCCCACCACCACGCTCAACCTGCATGCCGGCACCCAGCGCATCCGGCACTTCAAGGAGGCGGACTTCAGCGACTACAGCGTCGGTGTGACCCATCAACGCTGGGGCATGAGCTTCACCGCCGAATGGGTAACCACGCGAACGCATCGGCCGGAGCTGTTCATGATCCCGGACGGCAGCGGCTGGAAGCGCCAGGACGACGACCGGCTCGTGGTGTCGGTGGGCTACAAGTTCTGA